The Aliidiomarina minuta nucleotide sequence TTGGCAAAGAAGATCCTCAGGCAACCTGGATGTACGAGTCCGACGATATTATTCAATGGCTGCAAAAAGAATTTCCTGCTGAATCCCCTGCTGAATAAATAACAGCTCTTTTTGTTGTCTGTTTACGTATGTAATAAGCAGACAACAAAACAGGAGTTCCCCATGACCAGATTCATTCAGTGCAGTTTATTTATCCTCTGCTCATTCTCTTTACTCATCAGCACCGCCAGTGCAAACAGCCCGTATCCCCGATCCGCTGCTGAATTTAATAAACCCAGCGACTCTGAACTGCGTGAGATACTGACACCGATGCAGTATCGGGTGACCCAGAACGCCAGCACCGAGCCTGCTTTTGACAATACCTATCATGACAATCAAAGAGTCGGCATATATGTAGATATCGTCAGTGGCGAGCCCTTATTTTCTTCCCGTGACCAGTTCGACTCCGGCACCGGCTGGCCCAGCTTCACCCGTCCCATAAAAAGGGAAGTGGTTAGCGAACGCGAAGAACGGCACTGGTTATTCAGCACCCGGACTGAGGTCAGAAGCCGCATTGCAGATTCTCATCTCGGCCATGTGTTTGCCGATGGCCCACCACCAACCGGGTTACGCTACTGCAT carries:
- the msrB gene encoding peptide-methionine (R)-S-oxide reductase MsrB, encoding MTRFIQCSLFILCSFSLLISTASANSPYPRSAAEFNKPSDSELREILTPMQYRVTQNASTEPAFDNTYHDNQRVGIYVDIVSGEPLFSSRDQFDSGTGWPSFTRPIKREVVSEREERHWLFSTRTEVRSRIADSHLGHVFADGPPPTGLRYCMNSAALRFIAKEDMQEQGYGDYLNYLGKPDD